TCGTCGGTCAGCCAGCCCTGGTTCTGCTCCTGGGCCGCATGCAGGCCCTGCAGCACGGCAGAGCGCTTGCGGTCCGGCGGGAACTTGGACAGCCAGTGATCGATGTGAGCGCGGGTCTTGTCGCTCAGCACCACCATCGGGTCGACGTCGCGCGCCGCCTCGAAATTACCTGTCGCCTTCATCGGCCGACCTCAGCGAAATGCATAACGTGAAATTCCAGAAACTGCGGCGCCGGCTTGCGCCGGCTGCCTGCAGCGGGCGTTGGCGTGGCGGACGGCATTACCGGTCAACCTCGCCGAACACCAGGTCGTAGGTACCGATCATCGCCACCACGTCGGCCAGCATGTGGCCGCGCACGATCGAATCGATCGAGGACAGGTGGGCGAAGCCCGGTGCGCGCAGGTGCACGCGGAAGGGCTTGTTGGCGCCATCGGAGACCAGGTAGCAGCCGAACTCGCCCTTCGGGGCTTCCACCGCCGAGTAGGTCTCGCCGGCCGGCACGCAGTAGCCTTCGCTGAACAGCTTGAAGTGGTGGATCAGCGCTTCCATGTCGTCCTTCATGTCCTCGCGCCTGGGCGGAGCGACCTTGAAGTTCTTCACCATCACCGGGCCCGGGTTGGCCTTCAGCCACGCCACGCACTGCTTGATGATGCGGTTGGATTCGCGCATTTCGGCAACGCGGACCAGGTAACGGTCGTAGCAGTCGCCTTCCTTGCCCAGCGGGATGTCGAAATCGACGGCATCGTACTTGGCGTACGGACGCTTCTTGCGCAGGTCCCAGGCAACGCCCGAGCCGCGCAGCATCACGCCGGTCATGCCCCACTGGTGAGCCAGTTCCGGAGTGACCACGCCGATGCCGACGGTACGCTGCTTCCAGATGCGGTTGTCGGTCAGCAGGGTTTCGTATTCGTCGATGCGCTTGGGGAACTCGACGGTGAAGTTTTCCAGGAAGTCCAGCAGCGAACCTTCGCGCGAAGCATTGAGCTGCTTCAGCGCCTTGCCCTTGTGCCAGCGCGATTCCTTGTACTTCGGCATGTGGTCCGGCAGGTCGCGGTAGACACCGCCCGGACGGTAGTACGCCGCGTGCATGCGCGCGCCGGAGACCGCTTCATAGCAGTCCATCAGCTCTTCGCGCTCGCGGAAGGCGTACAGCATCACCGCCATCGCACCCAGGTCGAGGGCGTTGGAGCCCAGCCACATCAGGTGGTTGAGGATACGGGTGATTTCGTCGTACATGGTGCGGATGTACTGCGCACGCTCCGGCGCCTCGATGCCCATCAGGGTCTCGATCGCGCGCACGTAGGCGTGCTCGTTGCACATCATCGACACGTAGTCCAGGCGATCCATGTAGCCGATCGACTGGTTGAACGGCTTGGACTCGGCCAGCTTCTCGGTACCACGGTGCAGCAGACCCACGTGCGGGTCGGCGCGCATGATGGTTTCGCCGTCCATTTCCAGGATCAGGCGCAGCACGCCGTGCGCGGCCGGATGCTGCGGGCCGAAGTTCATGGTGTAGTTGCGGATTTCCTGCCGTGCTTCGGCCGGATTGCTCGCGAACGCTTCGCGGGCCTGGTGGAACTCGCTCACTTCACTGCCTCCTGCGCGCGCTCGCCTTCTGCGGTCTGCAGACGGGCGTCGTCACGGATCACGCGCGGCACGCCGACACGCGGCTCCACCGAGGTGACCGGTTCGTAGATCACGCGCTTCTTTTCTTCGTCGTAGCGGACTTCGACATTGCCGATCAGCGGGAAGTCCTTGCGGAACGGATGGCCGACGAAACCGTAGTCGGTCAGGATCCGGCGCAGGTCCGGGTGGCCTTCGAAGATCACGCCATACAGGTCGAACGCTTCGCGCTCGAACCAGTTCAGGCCCGGCCAGATGCCGGTCAGCGAGGACACCACCGGCAGTGCTTCGTCAGGGGCGAAGCAGCGCAGGTGCATCATCAGGTTGTGCTGGTACGAACGCAGCTGGGCGACCACGGCGAAACGCTGGGTCGGCATGTGCTGCGGGCGGGCACCATCGGCACCGTTTTCCTCGGTGGGGAACTCGCCCCACGCGAAACGACCCTGGGCCTTGCCTTCGACACCGCGGCTGAAACCCTGCGAGGACACGTCGGCGGTGTCCCATTCGTCGGAGCCATAGCCAAGGTAGTCGACGCCGCAGAGATCCACGGCCTGCTCGAAACCAAACTCGTCACGCAGCGCCAGCGCGGTGGCATGCCACTCGGCGGCAGGCACCTCCAGCGTCACTTCGCCGCGGGGTTCGACCACGATGACCTTCGCACCAGCGAAACGTGCGGAGAGTCGGTCGATGAAGGATGCTTGCTCTGCCATGGGGGCTTGGCGCGCTCTTGTAGTGTGGAAGGGTCAGCGGGCGATGGTCTGTGTACGCCAGATCTTCTTCTGCAGCTGCAGGATCCCGTACACCAGCGCCTCGGCGGTCGGCGGGCAGCCCGGGACGTAGACGTCCACCGGTACCACGCGATCACAGCCGCGCACGACAGAATAGGAGTAATGGTAGTAGCCGCCACCGTTGGCGCAGCTGCCCATCGAGATGACCCACTTCGGGTCCGGCATCTGGTCGTAGACCTTGCGCAGCGCCGGGGCCATCTTGTTGACCAGGGTACCGGCCACGATCATCACGTCGGACTGACGCGGCGACGGGCGGAACACCACGCCGTAGCGGTCAAGGTCCAGGCGCGCGGCGCCGGCGTGCATCATCTCGACCGCGCAGCAGGCCAGGCCGAAGGTCATCGGCCACATCGAGCCGGTGCGCGCCCAGTTCAGCAGTGCGTCGACGCTGGTGGTGACGAAGCCCTTTTCCAGCAGCGGGTTGTCGCCCTCCGGCCGCAGGATGTCATCAACCCGGCCTTCCGGCGTGGGGTTGTTCATGAGGCCATCGAGAGTCTGAATCACTCCCATTCCAGCGCTCCCTTCTTCCAGACGTAAATGAAACCGAGGAACAGCATGCCGACGAACAGGCCCATGGTGACGAGCGAACGGGCGCCCAGTTCCATGAAGACCTGGGTCCACGGCACGATGAAGATGATTTCCAGGTCGAAGACGATGAACTGGATCGCGATCAGGTAGTAGCGCACGTCGAACTTCATGCGCGCGTCTTCGAAGGCTTCGAAGCCGCACTCATACGGCGACAGCTTTTCCAGATCGGGGCGGCGGGGACCGAGGAATCGACCAACCAGCATCAGCGTAATGCCGATACCGGTGGCAACGATCAGAAACAGCAGAGACGGCAAATATTCGGCCAGCACAGCGATTCTCTCTTGCCTCTGCCGCTGCGCCTGCAGGCGCTTTGGCATGGGGGAGTGGACGGGAATCTACCCGGCGCCTTGCGCGCCAGGCGAACCCGCTTTACTTACAAATGGTGCCCAAGAGGGGACTCGAACCCCTACGACCTAAGTCGCTACCACCTCAAGGTAGTGCGTCTACCAATTCCGCCACCTGGGCAAACGATCACATCAGACTATCTTCCCGATGCGCCGCGTATTGTAACCGGCTTCAGTGTTTCTGGGAGCCTTCCGAAGGCTTTTCTTCACCAGAAACCGAAGATTCCGCCTGAGCCGGCACATTGGCGGCCGGAACCGGGGCGACCGGGACCGCATCGGCCTTCGGAACGGCCGGCAGTTCACCCGCCGGAGCCGCCGGGGCGGACGCCGCTGGAGCGGACATCAGACCCAGATCCTGGTCGGCCGCCGGGCGGGTGCCGTGACCGGCATACCAGGCCATGAAGAGGCTGATGCCGAAGAACACGACCGCCAGCCACTTGGTCGACTTGGACAGGAAGTTCGAGGCGCCGCGCGCACCGAACACCGTGCCCGAGGCACCGGCGCCAAAGCCCGAACCCGCCGCCGCACCCGAGCCACGCTGCATCAGGATCAGCGCGATCATGGCCACAGCGACCAGCACGTAGACGACATTGAGGATCAACATCAGCATTGGAAACCGCCCTCGGACAATACTTCTAGGATTAGTTCGCGGCCGCCGCCCTTGCGATGGCCAGGAAGTCCGCGGCCACCAGGGAGGCGCCGCCGACCAGCCCACCATCGACATCCGGCTGCGCGAACAGTTCCCCGGCATTGTCGGGCTTCACGCTACCGCCGTAAACAATGGGCAGTGAATCAGCGATTCTAGCATCGATACGCGCGACTTCGCCACGGATGAACGCGTGCACCTGCTGCGCCTGCTCCTTGCTGGCGGTCTTGCCGGTACCGATGGCCCAGACCGGCTCGTAGGCAACCACGGCATTGGCGAAGCCCTCGCCCCCGACCAGGGCCAGCACCGGGGCCAGCTGGCCGGCGATGACCGCCTCGGTCTGCCCGGCCTCGCGCTGCTCCAGAGTCTCGCCCACGCACAGTACCGGCACCAGGCCGGCATGCAGGGCCGCGGCGAACTTGCGCGCGACCAGCTCGCTGCTTTCATGGTGGTACTGGCGGCG
This genomic interval from Stenotrophomonas sp. 57 contains the following:
- a CDS encoding NADH-quinone oxidoreductase subunit D; amino-acid sequence: MSEFHQAREAFASNPAEARQEIRNYTMNFGPQHPAAHGVLRLILEMDGETIMRADPHVGLLHRGTEKLAESKPFNQSIGYMDRLDYVSMMCNEHAYVRAIETLMGIEAPERAQYIRTMYDEITRILNHLMWLGSNALDLGAMAVMLYAFREREELMDCYEAVSGARMHAAYYRPGGVYRDLPDHMPKYKESRWHKGKALKQLNASREGSLLDFLENFTVEFPKRIDEYETLLTDNRIWKQRTVGIGVVTPELAHQWGMTGVMLRGSGVAWDLRKKRPYAKYDAVDFDIPLGKEGDCYDRYLVRVAEMRESNRIIKQCVAWLKANPGPVMVKNFKVAPPRREDMKDDMEALIHHFKLFSEGYCVPAGETYSAVEAPKGEFGCYLVSDGANKPFRVHLRAPGFAHLSSIDSIVRGHMLADVVAMIGTYDLVFGEVDR
- a CDS encoding NADH-quinone oxidoreductase subunit C, coding for MAEQASFIDRLSARFAGAKVIVVEPRGEVTLEVPAAEWHATALALRDEFGFEQAVDLCGVDYLGYGSDEWDTADVSSQGFSRGVEGKAQGRFAWGEFPTEENGADGARPQHMPTQRFAVVAQLRSYQHNLMMHLRCFAPDEALPVVSSLTGIWPGLNWFEREAFDLYGVIFEGHPDLRRILTDYGFVGHPFRKDFPLIGNVEVRYDEEKKRVIYEPVTSVEPRVGVPRVIRDDARLQTAEGERAQEAVK
- a CDS encoding NADH-quinone oxidoreductase subunit B, yielding MGVIQTLDGLMNNPTPEGRVDDILRPEGDNPLLEKGFVTTSVDALLNWARTGSMWPMTFGLACCAVEMMHAGAARLDLDRYGVVFRPSPRQSDVMIVAGTLVNKMAPALRKVYDQMPDPKWVISMGSCANGGGYYHYSYSVVRGCDRVVPVDVYVPGCPPTAEALVYGILQLQKKIWRTQTIAR
- a CDS encoding NADH-quinone oxidoreductase subunit A produces the protein MLAEYLPSLLFLIVATGIGITLMLVGRFLGPRRPDLEKLSPYECGFEAFEDARMKFDVRYYLIAIQFIVFDLEIIFIVPWTQVFMELGARSLVTMGLFVGMLFLGFIYVWKKGALEWE
- the secG gene encoding preprotein translocase subunit SecG; the encoded protein is MLMLILNVVYVLVAVAMIALILMQRGSGAAAGSGFGAGASGTVFGARGASNFLSKSTKWLAVVFFGISLFMAWYAGHGTRPAADQDLGLMSAPAASAPAAPAGELPAVPKADAVPVAPVPAANVPAQAESSVSGEEKPSEGSQKH
- the tpiA gene encoding triose-phosphate isomerase, whose translation is MRRKIVAGNWKLHGSRQFANELLGQVAAGLPLDGVDVVILPPLPYLGELVEDFGDTGLVFGAQDVSSNEKGAYTGEVCAAMLHEVGARYGLVGHSERRQYHHESSELVARKFAAALHAGLVPVLCVGETLEQREAGQTEAVIAGQLAPVLALVGGEGFANAVVAYEPVWAIGTGKTASKEQAQQVHAFIRGEVARIDARIADSLPIVYGGSVKPDNAGELFAQPDVDGGLVGGASLVAADFLAIARAAAAN